Proteins from a single region of Actinomycetota bacterium:
- a CDS encoding purine-nucleoside phosphorylase, with the protein MKSGHDGSTEAAAGFLASVLEGERLPLPKKAVVLGSGQGEAVPAAARAVEVAFEEIPGWPRAGVPGHAGTVLLGEYGERGVLFQKGRLHYYEGLAMDEVAFPVRVMASLGVRRLLLCNAAGALNPAFERGFLMLVRDHVNLMGVNPLRGVRDAAGTPAFVDLSDLYDAGCGDFLLGKAQAEGWPLVEGVLVAVSGPSYETGAELRFLRLIGGDAVSMSLVPEALYARYLGMKVNGVSVITNTWDLRRPQPVSHEEVLRTASMSAPVLRSLIQSWLEYETST; encoded by the coding sequence ATGAAGTCAGGACATGACGGTTCTACGGAGGCGGCGGCGGGGTTCTTGGCCTCTGTGCTGGAGGGCGAGAGGCTTCCCCTCCCGAAGAAAGCGGTTGTCCTGGGAAGCGGCCAGGGGGAAGCGGTGCCCGCCGCGGCACGGGCAGTGGAGGTGGCCTTCGAGGAGATACCGGGGTGGCCGCGCGCGGGGGTTCCCGGTCACGCGGGGACTGTTCTCCTGGGAGAGTACGGGGAAAGGGGCGTCCTCTTCCAGAAGGGCAGGCTCCACTATTACGAGGGCCTGGCCATGGATGAGGTGGCCTTCCCGGTGCGCGTGATGGCCTCCCTCGGGGTGCGGAGGCTGCTGCTGTGCAACGCGGCGGGAGCCCTGAACCCGGCCTTCGAGCGCGGTTTCCTGATGCTGGTCCGGGATCACGTGAACCTCATGGGGGTGAATCCCCTGCGTGGCGTGCGGGACGCCGCCGGCACCCCGGCCTTCGTCGATCTCTCCGACCTGTACGACGCGGGGTGCGGCGACTTCCTGCTCGGGAAAGCGCAGGCCGAGGGCTGGCCGCTGGTGGAGGGGGTGCTGGTGGCGGTTTCCGGGCCCTCCTACGAGACGGGAGCGGAGCTGCGCTTCCTGCGCCTCATAGGCGGAGACGCGGTGTCCATGAGCCTGGTCCCCGAGGCCCTTTACGCCCGCTACCTGGGAATGAAGGTGAACGGCGTGAGCGTGATAACCAACACCTGGGACCTGCGCAGGCCCCAACCCGTCTCCCACGAGGAGGTGCTGCGGACGGCATCCATGTCCGCCCCCGTTCTCAGGAGCCTTATCCAGTCCTGGCTGGAATACGAAACGTCGACGTGA
- the rplM gene encoding 50S ribosomal protein L13 has translation MMKTYSTKKADIQRRWYLVDAQGMVLGRLASEVAKILKGKNKTIYVPHMDVGDHVVVVNADKVVLTGDKLDKKKYYRHSGYPGGLREFTYRTLMRDKPELVVEKAVRGMLPKNRLGRAMIRKLHVYAGPDHPHQAQKPEKISLGA, from the coding sequence ATGATGAAGACCTACAGCACCAAGAAGGCGGACATACAGCGCCGGTGGTACCTGGTGGACGCCCAGGGCATGGTCCTGGGGAGGCTGGCCTCCGAGGTGGCCAAGATCCTCAAGGGCAAGAACAAGACCATCTACGTTCCCCATATGGACGTGGGCGACCACGTGGTGGTGGTCAACGCGGACAAGGTGGTCCTCACCGGCGACAAGTTGGACAAGAAGAAGTACTACCGGCATTCCGGTTACCCGGGAGGTCTGCGGGAGTTCACCTACCGCACCCTCATGCGGGACAAGCCGGAGCTGGTGGTGGAGAAGGCGGTGCGGGGGATGCTCCCCAAGAACCGCCTAGGCCGGGCCATGATCCGGAAGCTGCACGTGTACGCCGGACCGGATCACCCCCACCAGGCCCAGAAGCCGGAAAAGATCTCTTTGGGCGCTTGA
- the rpsI gene encoding 30S ribosomal protein S9 yields MPQHLGYGTGRRKEAVARVWLYPGEGEFVINGRSLEEYFPRQTLRDQIMQALVAAGSVGRYKVVATIRGGGISGQAGALRHGIARALVDCDETLRSELKKAGLLRRDPRMKERKKYGLKKARKRPQFSKR; encoded by the coding sequence TTGCCGCAGCATCTGGGTTACGGAACGGGCAGGAGGAAGGAGGCCGTGGCCAGGGTATGGCTGTACCCCGGCGAGGGCGAATTCGTCATCAACGGCAGGAGCCTGGAGGAATATTTTCCCCGTCAGACCCTGCGGGACCAGATCATGCAGGCCCTGGTGGCCGCGGGTAGCGTGGGACGCTACAAGGTGGTGGCCACCATCCGGGGAGGGGGCATTTCCGGTCAGGCCGGGGCCCTCCGCCACGGCATAGCCCGCGCCCTGGTGGACTGCGACGAGACCCTCCGTTCCGAGCTGAAGAAGGCCGGACTCTTGCGCCGCGACCCCCGCATGAAGGAGCGCAAGAAGTACGGCCTCAAGAAAGCGCGCAAGCGACCCCAGTTCTCCAAGCGCTGA